A single genomic interval of Desulfitibacter sp. BRH_c19 harbors:
- a CDS encoding transcriptional regulator, with translation MSSTISTDLIRGNTDTIILNILRQGDSYGYDIYKKIIELSGNQYELKEATLYTAFRRLQHDGYILSYWGDETQGGRRKYYRITEEGKEHYEQNKKDWSFAKDILDKLIKGGLNDDK, from the coding sequence ACAATTTCAACTGATCTTATCCGTGGAAATACTGACACTATCATCTTAAATATACTTCGCCAAGGTGATAGCTATGGATATGATATATACAAAAAAATTATTGAGTTGAGTGGCAACCAGTATGAATTAAAGGAAGCCACCTTGTACACAGCTTTTCGTCGATTACAGCATGACGGTTATATTCTTTCCTATTGGGGTGATGAAACCCAGGGAGGTAGACGCAAGTATTATCGCATTACTGAAGAGGGAAAAGAACATTATGAACAAAACAAAAAAGATTGGAGCTTTGCAAAGGATATTCTAGATAAATTGATCAAAGGAGGTCTTAATGATGACAAATAA